From Flavobacterium sp. 102, a single genomic window includes:
- a CDS encoding DUF5689 domain-containing protein: MKNLKLLLTAVVLASLTSCVNDDKYDTPDLSNECVSIPKTKEVVDITNAATANAVPYTTDETVTDYIEAYVTSSDEGGNFYKSISMMSLDGLKGFSMPVDNYNLFNEFEPGRKVTIKLDKNRYFNTQHGSTVIGSTYSGGVGRVSGVEYKNVIFRSCDKVGENEIVKNLTITQAKSNQYLNMLIEFDGVQFTDPSLGKKYYDASLNSIGGATNHEISDQFGNKVIVRVSEYAKFAGEAVPSKNGKIRGVMTKFNNDFQFMIRTLNDVNVSGDRLAIDLSPPIGGTALVYGGTLNEPFTTYTTTNQQVFPKYINDAATGSRYWQIKSFGGNRYIQMSSFGGTAEANRTLFLVPVDMTAASTLSFKTLSGFDNGAVLKVYYTTDYTPGTQITTATLTNITSSFTIPSGPASAYAATFTSSGVYNIPAGVTGNGFFVFEYVGNGTSGPTTTMQIDDIVIN; encoded by the coding sequence ATGAAAAATTTAAAATTATTATTAACAGCTGTCGTTCTAGCTTCTTTGACAAGTTGTGTGAACGATGATAAATACGATACTCCGGATTTATCAAATGAATGTGTCAGCATTCCTAAAACTAAGGAAGTTGTCGATATTACAAATGCTGCAACAGCAAATGCCGTTCCTTATACGACAGACGAAACGGTAACGGATTATATTGAAGCTTACGTTACTTCAAGTGATGAAGGAGGTAATTTTTATAAATCAATTTCTATGATGTCATTAGACGGATTGAAAGGATTTAGTATGCCAGTTGACAACTATAATCTGTTTAACGAGTTTGAACCGGGTAGAAAGGTTACCATTAAATTGGATAAAAATAGGTATTTCAATACCCAACATGGTTCTACCGTTATCGGATCTACTTATAGTGGAGGTGTTGGAAGAGTTTCAGGTGTTGAATATAAAAATGTGATTTTCAGATCATGTGATAAAGTAGGTGAAAATGAGATTGTAAAGAACTTGACTATTACTCAAGCCAAAAGCAATCAATATTTAAACATGTTGATTGAGTTTGATGGAGTTCAGTTTACGGATCCTTCTTTAGGCAAAAAATACTACGACGCATCATTAAACAGTATCGGCGGTGCAACAAATCACGAAATCTCTGACCAATTCGGGAACAAAGTAATTGTTAGAGTAAGTGAATATGCCAAATTTGCTGGCGAGGCAGTACCTTCAAAAAATGGTAAAATCCGTGGTGTAATGACAAAATTCAACAATGATTTCCAATTTATGATTAGAACGCTTAACGATGTTAATGTTTCTGGAGACAGATTGGCTATTGATTTATCTCCGCCAATTGGTGGAACCGCTTTGGTATATGGTGGAACTTTGAATGAGCCTTTTACTACTTATACGACAACAAATCAACAAGTGTTTCCTAAATACATCAACGATGCAGCTACAGGAAGCAGATATTGGCAGATAAAATCTTTTGGCGGAAACCGTTATATCCAAATGAGTTCTTTTGGTGGTACAGCAGAAGCCAATAGAACATTGTTCTTGGTTCCTGTTGACATGACAGCGGCAAGTACTCTTTCATTTAAAACTTTATCCGGATTTGATAACGGCGCTGTGTTGAAAGTATATTATACGACCGATTATACGCCTGGAACACAGATAACAACTGCAACGTTAACTAACATCACCTCAAGTTTTACCATTCCATCAGGACCAGCTTCGGCTTATGCAGCAACGTTCACTTCTAGTGGCGTTTACAATATCCCTGCAGGAGTTACAGGAAACGGATTCTTTGTGTTTGAATATGTTGGAAACGGTACAAGCGGACCAACAACAACAATGCAGATTGACGATATTGTTATAAACTAA
- a CDS encoding aldehyde dehydrogenase family protein — protein sequence MSTIAQQFGMTEALEILGVKAINEGTSTGNNHFSNGELLESYSPVDGQLIGKVKTTTAEDYEKVMQTASEAFKTFRLMPAPKRGEIVRQFGEKLRQYKEPLGKLVSYEMGKSLQEGYGEVQEMIDICDFAVGLSRQLHGLTMHSERPGHRMYEQYHPLGIVGIISAFNFPVAVWAWNTALAWICGDVCVWKPSEKTPLCGIACQNIIAEVLKENNLPEGISCLINGDYKVGEMMTHDKRVPLVSATGSTRMGKIVAQACAARLGNSLLELGGNNAIIVTPDADIKMTVIGAVFGAVGTAGQRCTSTRRLIIHESIYDKVRDAIVGAYGQLRIGNPLDQNNHVGPLIDTHAVEMYSKALEKVVAEGGKILVEGGVLSGEGYESGCYVKPAIAEADNSFEIVQHETFAPVLYLLKYSGDVTDALEIQNGVAQGLSSAIMTNNLREAEAFLSVAGSDCGIANVNIGTSGAEIGGAFGGEKETGGGRESGSDAWKVYMRRQTNTINYTTSLPLAQGIKFDL from the coding sequence ATGTCAACAATTGCGCAACAATTCGGCATGACCGAAGCTTTAGAAATATTGGGTGTAAAAGCCATTAACGAAGGAACTTCCACCGGAAATAACCATTTTTCAAACGGTGAACTTCTTGAAAGTTATTCTCCCGTAGACGGACAATTAATCGGAAAAGTAAAAACAACAACCGCAGAAGATTACGAAAAAGTAATGCAAACTGCGAGCGAAGCTTTCAAAACCTTTCGCTTGATGCCGGCGCCAAAACGTGGCGAAATCGTGCGTCAGTTTGGTGAAAAATTGCGACAATATAAAGAACCACTTGGGAAATTAGTTTCCTACGAAATGGGGAAATCACTACAAGAAGGTTATGGAGAAGTTCAGGAAATGATTGACATCTGTGACTTCGCCGTTGGTTTATCGAGACAACTTCACGGATTAACCATGCATTCAGAACGTCCGGGTCACCGAATGTACGAACAATACCATCCGCTAGGAATCGTTGGAATTATTTCAGCGTTTAATTTTCCGGTAGCCGTTTGGGCTTGGAACACAGCATTAGCATGGATTTGTGGTGATGTTTGCGTTTGGAAACCTTCTGAAAAAACACCTTTATGTGGTATCGCTTGTCAAAATATCATCGCTGAAGTTTTAAAAGAAAACAACCTTCCGGAAGGAATCTCTTGTTTAATCAACGGTGATTATAAAGTAGGCGAAATGATGACGCATGATAAACGCGTTCCTTTAGTTTCTGCAACCGGTTCAACCCGTATGGGTAAAATCGTAGCGCAAGCTTGTGCGGCTCGTTTGGGCAATTCATTATTAGAATTGGGCGGAAACAATGCCATTATTGTAACACCGGATGCTGACATTAAAATGACGGTTATCGGAGCAGTTTTTGGCGCCGTTGGAACGGCAGGACAACGTTGTACTTCTACCCGTAGATTAATCATTCACGAAAGTATTTACGACAAAGTAAGAGACGCGATTGTTGGTGCTTATGGTCAATTGAGAATCGGAAATCCTTTGGACCAAAACAACCACGTTGGACCGCTTATCGATACGCATGCCGTTGAAATGTACAGCAAAGCTTTAGAAAAAGTAGTCGCCGAAGGTGGAAAAATTTTGGTTGAAGGCGGTGTTCTTTCGGGCGAAGGTTACGAAAGCGGCTGTTACGTAAAACCTGCGATTGCTGAAGCAGATAATTCATTCGAAATCGTGCAACACGAAACTTTTGCACCGGTTTTATACTTATTAAAATATTCAGGCGATGTCACTGATGCGCTTGAAATCCAGAACGGTGTAGCACAAGGTTTGTCTTCTGCCATTATGACCAACAACTTGCGTGAAGCGGAAGCTTTCCTTTCGGTTGCCGGTTCAGATTGTGGTATTGCCAACGTCAACATCGGAACTTCAGGAGCTGAAATCGGTGGCGCTTTTGGTGGTGAAAAAGAAACCGGCGGTGGCCGCGAATCTGGTTCTGATGCTTGGAAAGTGTATATGAGAAGACAAACCAATACAATCAATTATACTACGAGTTTGCCATTGGCACAAGGGATTAAATTTGATTTGTAA
- a CDS encoding endonuclease/exonuclease/phosphatase family protein produces the protein MRIKKLIALFFVLFAIFGANGQAKKYNIHTVAFYNLENLFDTINGSNNDEEWLPNGDQSWTSAKYKQKLHNLARVLSEIGTGENPNNSPTLIGCCEIENRSVLEDLVKEPLLINKDYGIVHFDSPDKRGIDVGFLYQKKHFKPTSFKNIPLLIYRNQMNFNAKDKDPTEEVVSEKTEAIGKDERVYTRDQLLVTGFLDGEEVNIIVNHWPSRSGGEKKSSPFREAAGRLNRQIMDSIFKINPNAKIITMGDLNDGSYNKSVKEGIGAKRKKEEVKQFGIYNPFEEMFYKGHSSLFYRDAGDIFDQIMVSEALIKPDYSSFRYWKAGIYNKPYMITKTGQYKGYPLRHGTNEIGFSDHFPVYIYLIKEIK, from the coding sequence ATGAGAATTAAAAAACTGATAGCTCTTTTCTTTGTTTTATTCGCAATATTCGGAGCTAATGGACAAGCAAAAAAGTATAATATTCATACAGTTGCTTTCTACAATTTGGAAAACTTATTTGACACCATCAATGGTTCAAACAATGACGAAGAATGGTTGCCTAACGGTGACCAAAGCTGGACTTCTGCCAAATACAAACAAAAACTACACAACTTAGCCAGAGTTTTGTCAGAAATAGGAACTGGTGAAAATCCAAATAATTCTCCAACCTTAATTGGATGTTGTGAGATTGAAAACAGAAGTGTTTTAGAAGATTTAGTCAAAGAACCGCTTCTTATTAATAAAGACTATGGTATTGTTCACTTTGATTCCCCAGACAAACGCGGAATCGATGTGGGATTTTTGTACCAAAAAAAGCATTTTAAGCCTACCAGCTTTAAAAATATTCCTTTGCTCATTTATAGAAATCAAATGAATTTTAATGCTAAAGACAAAGATCCAACTGAAGAAGTTGTATCTGAAAAAACGGAAGCAATAGGTAAAGATGAGAGAGTTTATACTCGTGACCAACTTTTAGTAACTGGTTTCCTTGACGGTGAAGAGGTAAATATCATTGTCAATCACTGGCCATCGCGTTCCGGTGGTGAGAAAAAAAGCTCTCCTTTCCGTGAAGCAGCAGGAAGACTAAACCGACAAATCATGGATTCCATCTTTAAAATTAACCCAAATGCTAAAATCATTACTATGGGTGATTTAAATGATGGTTCTTATAATAAAAGTGTAAAAGAAGGCATTGGCGCCAAACGCAAAAAAGAAGAAGTAAAACAATTTGGCATCTACAATCCGTTTGAAGAAATGTTTTATAAAGGTCATTCCTCTTTATTCTATCGCGATGCCGGAGATATTTTTGACCAAATTATGGTGTCAGAAGCTTTGATAAAACCTGATTATTCTTCATTCCGCTATTGGAAAGCCGGAATTTATAACAAACCGTATATGATAACCAAAACCGGTCAATATAAAGGCTATCCTCTCAGACATGGCACAAATGAAATTGGTTTTAGTGACCACTTTCCTGTCTATATCTATTTGATAAAAGAAATTAAATAA
- a CDS encoding S9 family peptidase yields the protein MKKLLYIMISITSFTTSAQEVLSPETLWKLGRVTSLGVSKDGKSVVYKVATPSVAENKSITKFYTIPVTGGTPTEVQDTQELLSDKNVSPDGLYILSSKEVKTENVLGKDIYSDLNKADAQVYNGLDYRHWDTWNNGTHNHVFYALNKGTKAKPIDIMPNEPFDSPQKPFGGDEDYIWSPDSKSIIYVCKKKSGTDYAVSTNTDLYEYNIETKTTKNLTESNLGYDTNPIFSPTGNLTWLQMKRDGYEADKNDLIVRFKGMDMNLTANWDGSVDNFLWSADGKKVYFTAAVDGAKHLFEVNFPGLTRIAVTVRQITSGDFDVNDLVGFSGDNIIVTRTDMNHASEIYSYNFKKKTWVQLTKTNDESYAKLALPKYERRYVTTTDGKKMLVWVILPPNFDKTKKYPTLLYCQGGPQSPLTQTYSFRWNFSLMASQGYVVVAPNRRGMYGHGQAWNEQISKDWGGQVMDDYLSAIDDVAKETYIDKTRLGAVGASYGGYSVFYLAGIHNNRFKTFISHCGVFNLESMYGTTEEVFFNNWDHGGAYWEKENADAQKAYTKFNPIKMVDKWNTPILIIQGGKDYRVPIGQGQEAFQAAQLRGIKSRFMLFPEENHWVLKPQNALVWQREFYKWLNETL from the coding sequence ATGAAGAAACTTTTGTATATAATGATTAGCATTACGAGTTTTACAACATCAGCCCAAGAAGTTTTGAGCCCGGAAACCCTTTGGAAATTAGGAAGAGTAACATCTTTGGGTGTTTCAAAAGACGGCAAATCTGTGGTTTACAAAGTAGCAACGCCTTCTGTAGCCGAAAACAAATCGATTACTAAATTCTACACCATTCCGGTAACCGGTGGAACACCAACCGAAGTACAAGACACCCAAGAATTGCTTTCAGATAAAAACGTTTCTCCAGATGGTTTATACATTCTTTCGAGTAAAGAGGTAAAAACTGAAAATGTATTAGGTAAAGACATTTATTCCGATTTAAACAAAGCTGATGCTCAAGTATACAACGGTTTAGATTACCGCCATTGGGATACTTGGAACAACGGAACACACAATCATGTTTTTTATGCTTTGAATAAAGGAACAAAAGCCAAGCCAATCGATATCATGCCAAACGAACCTTTTGACAGTCCGCAAAAACCTTTTGGTGGCGATGAAGATTACATTTGGTCGCCCGACAGCAAAAGCATCATCTATGTTTGTAAAAAGAAATCAGGAACTGACTATGCTGTTTCCACCAATACCGATTTATACGAGTATAATATTGAAACCAAAACCACTAAAAATCTAACCGAAAGCAATCTCGGTTACGATACCAATCCAATTTTTTCTCCAACCGGAAATCTGACTTGGCTGCAAATGAAACGCGACGGTTATGAAGCCGATAAAAACGATTTGATTGTGCGTTTCAAAGGAATGGACATGAATCTTACCGCCAATTGGGATGGAAGTGTTGATAATTTCCTTTGGAGTGCCGATGGTAAAAAAGTGTATTTCACAGCAGCTGTTGATGGCGCCAAACATTTATTCGAAGTCAATTTTCCCGGTTTAACCCGAATTGCGGTTACCGTTAGACAAATCACTTCCGGAGATTTTGACGTGAATGATTTAGTTGGTTTCTCAGGCGATAACATTATCGTGACCAGAACTGATATGAATCACGCAAGCGAAATTTATTCGTATAACTTCAAGAAAAAAACTTGGGTTCAATTGACCAAAACCAATGACGAATCCTACGCTAAATTGGCTTTGCCAAAATACGAAAGACGATACGTAACTACAACCGACGGAAAAAAAATGTTGGTTTGGGTAATTCTTCCACCTAATTTTGATAAAACCAAAAAATACCCAACACTTTTATATTGTCAAGGCGGACCACAATCCCCGTTAACACAAACCTATTCTTTCCGTTGGAACTTCTCCTTAATGGCTTCTCAAGGTTATGTAGTCGTAGCGCCAAACCGTCGCGGAATGTATGGTCACGGACAAGCTTGGAACGAACAAATCTCTAAAGATTGGGGCGGACAAGTAATGGATGACTATTTGTCGGCGATTGATGATGTGGCCAAAGAAACTTACATCGATAAAACGCGTTTAGGGGCTGTTGGAGCGAGTTATGGTGGTTATTCGGTATTCTATCTTGCCGGAATTCACAACAACCGTTTTAAAACGTTTATTTCGCATTGTGGTGTTTTCAATTTAGAAAGTATGTATGGCACTACCGAAGAAGTGTTCTTCAATAATTGGGATCATGGCGGCGCTTATTGGGAAAAAGAGAATGCTGATGCACAAAAAGCTTACACCAAATTCAACCCAATCAAAATGGTGGACAAATGGAACACACCTATTTTAATTATCCAAGGCGGAAAAGATTACCGTGTGCCAATAGGACAAGGACAAGAAGCTTTCCAAGCAGCACAACTTCGTGGAATTAAAAGCAGATTTATGCTTTTCCCGGAAGAAAATCACTGGGTTTTAAAACCACAAAATGCTTTAGTTTGGCAACGTGAGTTTTACAAATGGTTGAACGAAACTTTGTAA
- a CDS encoding 3-hydroxyanthranilate 3,4-dioxygenase: MTVAKPFNLNKWIAENRHLLKPPVGNKNLYVDSGDYIVMIVAGPNARKDYHYNETEELFYQLEGEITVYIQEDGEKKAMKLSAGDMFLLPAKVPHSPSRTENSIGLVVERKRDGKDIPDGLLWFCDKCNHKLYEVYFELNDIEKDFLKHFNHFYNSEKLRTCEKCNTVMDTDPRFTTK; encoded by the coding sequence ATGACTGTAGCAAAACCCTTCAACCTTAATAAATGGATAGCCGAAAATCGTCATTTGTTAAAACCACCGGTTGGCAATAAAAATTTGTATGTCGATTCAGGCGACTATATTGTCATGATTGTTGCCGGTCCAAACGCCCGAAAAGACTATCATTACAACGAAACCGAAGAACTGTTCTACCAACTCGAAGGCGAAATCACCGTTTATATCCAAGAAGATGGCGAAAAAAAAGCCATGAAACTTTCCGCCGGCGATATGTTTCTGCTTCCTGCTAAAGTGCCTCACTCACCGTCACGAACTGAAAACTCCATAGGATTAGTCGTAGAACGCAAAAGAGACGGCAAAGACATTCCCGACGGTTTATTATGGTTTTGTGATAAATGCAACCACAAACTTTACGAAGTTTATTTTGAATTAAATGACATCGAAAAAGATTTTCTAAAACATTTCAATCATTTTTACAATTCTGAAAAGCTAAGAACCTGTGAAAAATGCAACACTGTAATGGATACCGATCCAAGATTTACTACAAAATAA
- a CDS encoding TonB-dependent receptor: MKKLVISTLFVMQVFFVFAQTTTGITGKVVDSKTQKPLQNVVASIQNTVLTTLTDGTGAFIFKDVPKGSQLVQIKSAGYKDQLLVVEVETGKLVDLGVIVFEEDITSEQQLSLVTITENDLGDDNSGSESTSGLLQATRDVYQQSAAFNWGQARFRIRGLDNEYGTTMINGIVMNKLYDGRPQWSNWGGLNDATRNQEFTMGSAPSDYTFGNALGTQEINARASVYRPGSRISMSGTNTNYSWRMMGTHASGLNKDGWAYVVSASRRWAQEGYFDGTDYSANSLFASVEKKFNEKHSLNITSIFAQNSRGKSSPNTQEVTDLMGVKYNSYWGWQDGKKRNSRDKDVDEPMVMLSHYWKLSERTSLNTNLAYQTGRISNSRLENPLGNNPDPTYYRKLPSYYYNDPTQWIIPPGGTEPINPGAELAREEFLNNSQIDWNSMYIANQNTATGESAFVLTEQRNDDTSVTANMLLNSSLSNNISFNSGVNFRNVRSHNYAVVTDLLGGDYFLNVDRFFLGDNAQFDLNNPNQQVVEGGTAGYNYNLFANVVDGFTQFKFNYSNFDFYLAQTFSRSEYQREGLYRSGNYADNSFGKGKSKVFENFGFKGGLTYKLSGQHYFDFNGMYLTKAPNLRNSFYNARRSNEFTEDLTSENIVSADASYILRMPGFKARLTGFFSRVKDATEIAFFYAENVGDNEGDEDSFITEIATGIQKQNLGAELGLEYQITSTIKVTGAASYGQYIYSGNARLQTSDDALASQGLSPLTDFGTIYLKNYHQPGMPQQAYSLGLEYRDPNFWWVGANVNYLSDSYISISKIMRTDNFSIDDATGDNYSGATPETVRDILEQEKFNSFTLVNLTGGKSWRISKKSRDTFGIFATVNNLFDIEYKTGGFEQSRKATFPDLQADNANGTPSFGPKYFYGYGRTYFVNFYINF; the protein is encoded by the coding sequence ATGAAAAAACTTGTTATTAGTACTTTATTTGTGATGCAAGTGTTTTTTGTTTTTGCGCAAACTACTACTGGAATTACTGGTAAAGTAGTAGATTCGAAAACACAAAAACCATTACAAAATGTCGTTGCTTCTATTCAAAACACTGTTTTAACCACTTTAACAGATGGGACAGGAGCTTTTATTTTTAAGGATGTTCCAAAAGGTAGTCAATTAGTGCAGATTAAAAGTGCCGGCTACAAAGATCAATTATTAGTAGTTGAGGTTGAAACCGGTAAACTGGTAGATTTAGGGGTTATTGTTTTTGAAGAAGACATTACTTCTGAGCAACAGTTAAGTTTGGTTACCATTACGGAAAATGATTTAGGGGATGACAACAGTGGTTCTGAAAGTACTTCAGGATTGTTGCAAGCGACAAGAGATGTTTATCAGCAGTCAGCGGCCTTTAACTGGGGACAAGCTCGTTTTAGAATCAGAGGATTGGATAATGAGTATGGAACGACCATGATTAATGGTATTGTGATGAATAAATTATATGATGGAAGGCCACAATGGAGTAACTGGGGAGGTTTGAATGATGCTACTCGAAATCAAGAATTTACGATGGGATCGGCACCTTCTGATTACACATTTGGAAATGCATTAGGAACTCAAGAAATTAATGCCAGAGCTTCTGTCTACCGTCCGGGATCAAGAATTTCTATGTCGGGAACCAATACAAATTACAGTTGGAGAATGATGGGAACCCATGCATCAGGTTTAAACAAAGATGGTTGGGCTTACGTAGTTTCTGCTTCAAGAAGATGGGCGCAAGAAGGTTATTTTGATGGGACTGATTACAGTGCGAATTCATTATTTGCCAGTGTTGAGAAAAAATTCAACGAAAAACACAGTTTAAATATTACTAGCATTTTTGCTCAAAACAGTAGAGGGAAATCATCTCCAAATACTCAAGAAGTTACAGACTTAATGGGAGTTAAATACAATTCTTATTGGGGATGGCAAGATGGGAAAAAGCGTAATTCAAGAGATAAGGATGTTGACGAGCCGATGGTGATGTTATCACATTATTGGAAACTTTCAGAAAGAACTAGTTTGAATACAAACTTGGCATACCAAACGGGACGCATATCTAACTCAAGATTAGAGAATCCGCTTGGAAACAATCCGGATCCTACTTATTACAGAAAACTTCCGAGTTATTATTATAATGATCCAACACAATGGATAATACCTCCGGGAGGTACAGAACCAATCAATCCAGGTGCCGAACTTGCAAGAGAGGAATTCCTGAATAATAGTCAAATCGACTGGAATAGTATGTATATTGCTAATCAAAATACGGCAACAGGTGAAAGTGCATTTGTTTTAACTGAGCAACGTAATGATGACACTAGCGTAACGGCAAATATGTTGTTGAACAGTTCTTTGTCAAACAATATTAGCTTTAATTCAGGTGTAAACTTTAGAAATGTCAGATCGCATAATTACGCTGTTGTTACTGATTTATTAGGAGGCGATTATTTCTTAAATGTTGATCGTTTTTTCCTTGGAGATAATGCACAATTCGATTTAAACAATCCTAATCAACAAGTTGTTGAAGGCGGAACAGCCGGATACAACTATAATTTATTTGCCAACGTAGTGGATGGGTTTACCCAATTTAAATTCAATTACAGTAATTTCGATTTCTATTTAGCACAAACTTTTTCAAGATCAGAGTATCAAAGAGAAGGATTGTACAGAAGCGGAAACTATGCTGACAATTCTTTTGGAAAAGGGAAATCTAAAGTTTTTGAAAACTTTGGTTTTAAAGGAGGCTTGACTTACAAATTGTCTGGTCAACATTATTTCGATTTCAACGGAATGTACCTTACAAAAGCACCTAACTTGAGAAATAGTTTCTATAACGCAAGAAGAAGTAATGAGTTTACAGAAGACTTAACCAGCGAAAACATTGTTAGTGCCGACGCAAGCTACATATTAAGAATGCCAGGTTTTAAAGCAAGATTAACCGGTTTCTTCTCTAGAGTTAAAGACGCCACCGAAATTGCATTTTTCTATGCAGAAAACGTTGGTGACAATGAAGGTGATGAAGATTCTTTTATTACAGAAATCGCAACAGGAATTCAAAAACAAAATCTTGGAGCCGAACTTGGTTTAGAGTATCAAATTACTTCGACTATTAAAGTAACTGGAGCAGCTTCTTACGGACAATACATTTACTCCGGGAACGCTAGATTGCAAACAAGTGATGATGCTTTAGCATCACAAGGATTAAGTCCGTTGACTGATTTTGGAACTATTTACCTAAAAAATTATCACCAACCGGGAATGCCACAACAAGCCTATTCATTAGGATTAGAATATCGTGATCCAAACTTCTGGTGGGTTGGTGCTAACGTGAATTATTTATCAGATAGTTACATCAGTATTTCGAAAATCATGCGTACTGATAACTTTAGTATTGATGATGCAACAGGAGACAATTATTCCGGAGCAACACCTGAAACAGTTAGAGATATACTAGAACAAGAAAAATTTAATAGCTTTACATTAGTAAATTTAACGGGTGGTAAATCATGGAGAATCAGCAAGAAAAGCAGAGATACATTTGGTATATTTGCTACAGTGAATAATCTTTTTGATATTGAATATAAAACAGGTGGATTTGAACAATCAAGAAAAGCAACATTCCCTGATTTACAGGCTGATAATGCTAATGGAACACCGTCATTTGGGCCTAAATATTTCTATGGTTATGGAAGAACGTATTTTGTTAACTTCTACATCAACTTCTAA
- a CDS encoding alkylphosphonate utilization protein, with amino-acid sequence MSIVTEKRLRDRSDSKCEISGSEENLVVYLVAPKTEDVPENCILITKSLKDQIENPDTTNANDWRGLSESMWNENLPVQIVSWRMLARLKNHDLLDMMYLDEDALEWAKATGEGEEEEGKIVHKDSNGNLLFDGDSVVLIKDLDVKGANFTAKRGAAVHNIKVVWDNAEQIEGRVEGQHIVILTQYVKKTK; translated from the coding sequence ATGAGCATTGTTACTGAGAAAAGATTGAGAGACAGAAGCGATTCTAAATGTGAAATCAGCGGAAGCGAAGAAAATTTAGTAGTGTATTTGGTAGCACCAAAAACCGAAGATGTTCCTGAGAACTGTATTTTAATCACAAAATCTTTAAAAGACCAAATCGAAAATCCAGATACAACTAATGCCAATGATTGGCGTGGTTTAAGCGAAAGCATGTGGAATGAAAATCTTCCGGTGCAGATTGTTTCTTGGAGAATGTTAGCACGTTTGAAAAATCATGATTTGCTTGATATGATGTATTTGGATGAAGATGCGCTTGAATGGGCAAAAGCTACCGGAGAAGGCGAAGAGGAAGAAGGTAAAATTGTGCACAAAGACAGCAATGGCAATCTTTTATTCGATGGTGATTCCGTGGTTTTGATAAAAGATTTGGATGTAAAAGGGGCAAACTTCACTGCCAAACGCGGTGCAGCCGTTCACAATATCAAAGTGGTTTGGGACAATGCCGAACAAATAGAAGGCAGAGTCGAAGGACAACACATTGTGATTTTGACCCAGTATGTTAAGAAGACGAAGTAG
- a CDS encoding choice-of-anchor J domain-containing protein: protein MKIKFLKTMFLLVLASGVLTSCVGDDDYVIPTVYDYHFSEGFGSSPTGSGSNEVAIALEGWVNYNATATRLWHARAFSNNTYAEFSSFYSAAGTNDTAWLITPAIDLTTTSGEILSFVTKTRFANGYPLTAFVSTDYDGTTAGIATATWEPITFTTPTVEDVFVNSGNIDLSAYNSNNVRIAFKYTGSKSGVTTTLQLDNIKISKN, encoded by the coding sequence ATGAAAATTAAATTTTTAAAAACAATGTTTTTGTTAGTACTTGCCTCAGGTGTATTAACAAGTTGTGTAGGTGATGATGATTATGTTATTCCTACTGTATATGACTATCATTTTAGTGAAGGATTTGGTTCATCGCCAACTGGTAGTGGTTCGAATGAAGTGGCTATTGCTTTAGAAGGATGGGTAAATTACAACGCAACAGCAACCCGTTTGTGGCATGCAAGAGCATTTTCAAATAATACTTATGCAGAATTTTCTTCATTCTATTCAGCAGCAGGAACTAATGATACCGCTTGGTTAATTACTCCGGCTATAGATTTAACAACAACTTCCGGCGAAATTTTATCTTTCGTTACAAAAACAAGATTCGCTAACGGATATCCATTAACTGCTTTTGTTTCTACAGATTATGACGGAACAACAGCAGGGATTGCCACTGCTACATGGGAACCGATTACTTTTACTACACCTACTGTTGAAGATGTGTTCGTAAATAGCGGAAATATTGATTTGAGCGCGTATAATAGTAACAACGTTAGAATTGCATTCAAATATACAGGAAGCAAATCTGGAGTTACCACTACTCTTCAATTAGACAACATTAAGATTTCTAAAAATTAA